Proteins encoded together in one Aeromonas encheleia window:
- the hrpA gene encoding ATP-dependent RNA helicase HrpA — MSLSIEALRRRLSACMNLDARRLSSRLHGVKKLPEGKQTAVLETLAAELDSAEARYRSRLAGVPKVTYPANLPVSQKQAEIAKAISEHQVVIIAGETGSGKTTQIPKICLALGRGVKGYIGHTQPRRLAARTVAARIAEEMQSELGQYVGYKVRFTDQVSEQTHIKLMTDGILLAEIQHDRMLTQYDTIIIDEAHERSLNIDFILGYLKQLLPRRPDLKVIITSATIDPQRFSNHFNQAPVIEVSGRTYPVEVRYRPLLEGEGDRDELQGIFDAVEELAREGLGDILIFMNGEREIRDTTDALRKLNLRDTEVLPLYARLSNSEQNKVFQQHAGRRIVLATNVAETSLTVPGIRYVIDPGTARISRYSWRTKVQRLPIEPVSQASANQRMGRCGRVADGICIRLYSEEDFNNRPAFTDPEILRTNLASVILQMLALGLGNMEAFPFVEPPESRHIKDGLSLLKELEAVRELPASREQEPKLQLTESGRQLSRIPLDPRLAKMVITAAQTGCLSEVMVITAGLSIQDPRERPMEKKQAADEQHRRFEDKESDFLAFVNLWNYLKEQQDLLGSNPFRRLCQKEFLSYLRVREWQDIHFQLRQTVKELGFKSNSEPADFKTVHCALLTGLLSHIGNKDLEKPEFLGARNGRFHLFPASGLFKKPPKWVMAAELVETSRLYARINGRIEPEWVEPLAGHLIKLHHSDPHWSKKNGAVMAKEKVTLYGLTLVNERLINFSTLDPVLCRELFIRRALVEGDFETRHRFFGENRKLLAEVEALEHKSRRRDILVDDEDLFRFYDARLPQEVISSRHFDKWWKEAQKQDPELLNFEREMLMKGDAAHISDLDYPNFWQQGRLKLKLSYQFEPGEAADGVTLHIPLPLLNQVEVKGFEWLIPGLRHELLVALIKSMPKPMRKNFVPAPNYADALLASINPEQGPLLDEMERQLRRMTGVTVPREAWDWSAVPDHLKLTFRVLDDKHKPIAEGKDLEALKESLRGKVQETLSQVADDDIEQSGLTLWSFGELPKEYSQKRGGFEVKAYPALVDQKDSVAIQLVESSVAQQQLMWSGQRRLILLGVPSPIKYLQEKLPNKAKLGLYFNPFGKVAELIDDCIACGCDKLIERHGGLAWDEAGFEALKEFVRAELNDAVVEVASQVETVLTLSHEIKKRLKGKMQLDTAFAMSDIQLQLDKLIHKGFVTETGWQRLPDLLRYLRAIERRMEKLAIDPNRDRVYMLKVQSVEADYKALLAKIPKSQPIPAEVANIRWMIEELRVSFFAQQLGTPYPVSDKRVLNAIAQC, encoded by the coding sequence TTGTCTCTCTCTATCGAGGCGCTGCGCCGCCGTCTCTCTGCCTGCATGAATCTTGATGCCCGTCGCCTTTCCAGTCGCCTGCACGGGGTCAAGAAATTGCCTGAGGGCAAACAGACCGCCGTGCTGGAGACCCTGGCCGCCGAGCTGGACAGCGCCGAGGCGCGCTATCGCTCCCGCCTGGCGGGGGTGCCCAAGGTCACCTACCCGGCCAACCTGCCGGTCAGCCAGAAGCAGGCCGAGATCGCCAAGGCGATCAGTGAGCATCAGGTGGTGATCATCGCCGGCGAAACCGGCTCGGGCAAGACCACCCAGATCCCCAAGATCTGCCTGGCGCTCGGGCGCGGGGTGAAAGGCTACATAGGCCACACCCAGCCGCGCCGGCTGGCGGCCCGTACCGTGGCGGCCCGCATCGCCGAGGAGATGCAGTCCGAGCTCGGCCAGTACGTGGGCTACAAGGTGCGCTTCACCGATCAGGTGAGCGAGCAGACCCACATCAAGCTGATGACCGACGGCATCCTGCTGGCGGAGATCCAGCACGATCGGATGCTGACCCAGTACGACACCATCATCATCGATGAGGCCCACGAGCGCAGCCTCAACATCGACTTCATCCTGGGCTACCTCAAGCAGCTGCTGCCGAGGCGGCCGGATCTCAAGGTGATCATCACCTCGGCCACCATAGATCCCCAGCGCTTCTCCAATCACTTCAACCAGGCGCCGGTGATAGAAGTGTCCGGTCGCACCTACCCGGTGGAGGTGCGCTATCGCCCGCTGCTGGAGGGTGAGGGGGATCGCGACGAACTGCAGGGCATCTTCGATGCGGTCGAGGAGCTGGCGCGCGAAGGACTGGGGGACATCCTCATCTTCATGAACGGCGAGCGGGAGATCCGCGACACCACCGACGCCCTGCGCAAGCTCAACCTGCGCGATACCGAGGTGCTGCCGCTCTACGCGCGCCTCTCCAACAGCGAACAGAACAAGGTGTTCCAGCAGCACGCGGGGCGGCGCATCGTGCTCGCCACCAACGTGGCGGAGACCTCGCTGACGGTGCCGGGCATCCGCTATGTGATCGATCCGGGTACCGCCCGCATAAGCCGCTACTCCTGGCGCACCAAGGTGCAGCGTCTGCCCATAGAGCCGGTCTCCCAGGCCAGCGCCAACCAGCGCATGGGGCGCTGCGGTCGGGTCGCGGACGGTATCTGCATCCGCCTCTACAGCGAGGAAGATTTCAACAACAGACCCGCCTTCACCGATCCCGAGATCCTGCGCACCAACCTGGCCTCGGTCATCCTGCAGATGCTGGCGCTGGGCCTTGGCAACATGGAGGCCTTCCCCTTCGTCGAGCCGCCGGAGTCGCGCCACATCAAGGACGGTCTCTCCCTGCTCAAGGAGCTGGAGGCGGTGCGCGAGCTGCCCGCCAGCCGCGAGCAGGAGCCCAAGCTGCAGCTGACCGAGAGTGGCCGCCAGCTGTCGCGTATCCCGCTTGATCCCAGGCTCGCCAAGATGGTGATCACGGCGGCGCAGACCGGCTGCCTGAGCGAGGTGATGGTGATCACCGCTGGCTTGAGCATCCAGGATCCGCGCGAGCGGCCCATGGAGAAGAAGCAGGCCGCCGACGAGCAGCACCGCCGCTTCGAGGATAAGGAGTCCGACTTCCTCGCCTTCGTCAACCTGTGGAACTACCTGAAAGAGCAGCAAGACCTGCTGGGCAGCAACCCGTTCCGCCGCCTGTGTCAGAAGGAGTTTCTCTCCTACCTGCGGGTGCGCGAGTGGCAGGATATCCACTTCCAACTGCGCCAGACGGTGAAAGAGCTGGGCTTCAAGAGCAACTCGGAGCCCGCTGACTTCAAGACGGTGCACTGCGCCCTGCTGACCGGCCTGCTCAGCCACATCGGCAACAAGGATCTGGAGAAACCGGAGTTTCTGGGGGCCCGCAACGGTCGCTTCCACCTCTTCCCGGCCTCCGGCCTGTTCAAGAAGCCGCCCAAGTGGGTGATGGCCGCCGAGCTGGTGGAGACCTCCCGCCTCTATGCCCGCATCAACGGCCGCATCGAGCCCGAGTGGGTGGAGCCGCTGGCCGGTCACCTCATCAAGCTGCATCACAGCGACCCCCACTGGTCGAAGAAGAACGGCGCCGTCATGGCCAAGGAGAAGGTGACCCTCTATGGCCTGACCCTGGTCAACGAGCGGCTCATCAACTTCAGCACCCTGGATCCCGTCCTGTGCCGTGAGCTGTTCATCCGCCGCGCCCTGGTGGAGGGGGACTTCGAGACCCGCCATCGCTTCTTCGGCGAGAACCGCAAGCTGCTGGCCGAGGTGGAGGCGCTGGAGCACAAGTCGCGCCGCCGCGACATCCTGGTGGATGACGAGGACCTGTTCCGCTTCTACGACGCCCGCTTGCCCCAGGAGGTGATCTCCAGCCGTCACTTCGACAAGTGGTGGAAGGAGGCGCAGAAGCAGGATCCCGAACTGCTCAACTTCGAGCGGGAGATGCTGATGAAGGGGGATGCGGCCCACATCAGCGATCTCGACTACCCGAACTTCTGGCAGCAGGGGCGGCTCAAGCTCAAGCTGAGCTACCAGTTCGAGCCTGGGGAGGCGGCCGACGGCGTCACCCTGCACATCCCGCTGCCGCTGCTCAACCAGGTGGAGGTGAAAGGCTTCGAGTGGCTGATCCCCGGCCTGCGTCACGAGCTGCTGGTGGCGCTGATCAAGTCGATGCCAAAGCCGATGCGCAAGAACTTCGTGCCGGCCCCCAACTATGCCGATGCGCTGCTCGCCAGCATCAACCCCGAGCAGGGGCCGCTGCTGGACGAGATGGAGCGCCAGCTGCGGCGCATGACAGGGGTGACGGTGCCGCGCGAGGCCTGGGATTGGTCGGCGGTGCCCGATCACCTGAAACTCACCTTCCGGGTGCTGGATGACAAGCACAAGCCCATCGCGGAGGGCAAGGATCTGGAGGCGCTCAAGGAATCCTTGCGTGGCAAGGTGCAGGAGACCCTGTCCCAGGTGGCGGATGACGACATAGAGCAGTCCGGCCTCACCCTGTGGAGCTTTGGCGAGCTGCCGAAGGAGTACAGCCAGAAGCGCGGCGGCTTCGAGGTGAAGGCCTATCCGGCTTTGGTCGATCAGAAAGACTCGGTCGCGATCCAGTTGGTGGAGAGCTCGGTGGCCCAGCAGCAGCTGATGTGGAGCGGTCAGCGTCGGCTGATCCTGCTGGGGGTGCCATCCCCCATCAAGTACCTGCAGGAGAAGCTGCCGAACAAGGCCAAGCTCGGCCTCTACTTCAACCCCTTCGGCAAGGTGGCGGAGCTGATCGATGACTGCATCGCCTGCGGCTGCGACAAGCTGATCGAGCGCCACGGCGGCCTGGCCTGGGATGAAGCGGGCTTCGAGGCGCTCAAGGAGTTCGTGCGCGCCGAGCTCAACGATGCCGTGGTGGAGGTCGCGAGTCAGGTGGAAACCGTGCTGACCCTGTCCCACGAGATCAAGAAACGGCTCAAGGGCAAGATGCAGCTCGATACCGCCTTCGCCATGTCCGACATCCAGTTGCAGCTCGACAAGCTCATCCACAAGGGCTTCGTGACCGAGACCGGCTGGCAGCGGCTGCCGGACCTGCTGCGCTACCTGCGCGCCATCGAGCGGCGGATGGAGAAGCTGGCCATCGATCCGAACCGCGACCGGGTCTACATGCTCAAGGTGCAGAGCGTCGAGGCCGACTACAAGGCGCTGCTCGCCAAGATCCCTAAATCCCAGCCGATCCCGGCCGAGGTGGCCAACATCCGCTGGATGATCGAGGAGCTGCGGGTCTCCTTCTTCGCCCAGCAGCTGGGGACCCCTTATCCGGTCTCCGACAAGCGGGTCTTGAATGCGATAGCCCAATGCTAA
- a CDS encoding MBL fold metallo-hydrolase → MLKYEVIPVTPFAQNCSLIWCDETRQAALIDPGGETDKLLAAIARHDLVLEKIILTHGHLDHVGGADQLREQSGVKIIGPHKEDAFWLDMLPQQSQMFGFAHTPAFSPDGWLAQGDKVTVGNCELEVYFCPGHTPGHVVLLSQAERLAWVGDVLFAGGIGRTDFPRGDHATLIRSITETLLPLGDDIVFVPGHGPSSTFGRERVSNPYLTQPVW, encoded by the coding sequence ATGTTGAAATACGAGGTGATCCCGGTCACCCCTTTCGCCCAGAACTGCTCCCTCATCTGGTGCGACGAGACCCGCCAGGCGGCGCTGATCGATCCCGGTGGTGAGACAGACAAGCTGCTGGCGGCCATCGCCCGGCACGATCTGGTATTGGAGAAGATCATCCTGACCCACGGTCATCTGGATCACGTGGGGGGCGCCGACCAACTGCGCGAGCAGAGCGGGGTCAAGATCATCGGTCCCCATAAGGAAGACGCCTTCTGGCTCGACATGCTGCCCCAGCAGAGCCAGATGTTTGGCTTTGCCCACACCCCCGCCTTCAGCCCGGACGGCTGGCTGGCGCAGGGCGACAAGGTGACTGTCGGCAACTGCGAGCTGGAGGTCTATTTCTGCCCCGGCCACACCCCGGGCCATGTGGTGTTGCTCAGCCAGGCCGAGCGGCTCGCCTGGGTCGGCGATGTGCTGTTCGCCGGTGGCATCGGCCGCACCGACTTTCCCCGTGGCGATCACGCCACCCTCATTCGCTCGATCACCGAGACCCTGCTGCCCCTTGGCGATGACATCGTCTTCGTGCCGGGCCACGGTCCCAGCTCCACCTTCGGTCGCGAGCGGGTCAGCAATCCCTACCTCACCCAGCCGGTCTGGTAG
- a CDS encoding LysR family transcriptional regulator, translating into MQQDLNDLYYYVQVVDHGGFAQAGRALGMPKSKLSRRIAMLEERLGVRLIQRSTRSFTVTELGQAYYARCRAVLVEAEAAQAVIESTHQAPCGLVRLSCPLDLQHAHVGSMLVAFALQYPSVSVQLIGVNRAVDVVAEGLDMAIRVRPLPLEDSDLAMRVLGHANQYLVASPILLERHGVPRAPADLLSWPSLGHGPSIEGHHWTLQGPEGAQVKQHHSPRFVATDMQTLRQGAIDGVGVVQLPAMMVREPLADGRLIRLLPDWAPRREVIHAVFPSRRGLLPSVRALIDHLVDCFRPLEEE; encoded by the coding sequence ATGCAACAAGACCTCAACGATCTCTATTACTACGTCCAGGTGGTGGATCACGGCGGCTTTGCCCAGGCCGGCAGGGCGCTCGGTATGCCCAAATCCAAGCTCAGTCGCCGCATCGCCATGCTGGAGGAGCGGCTGGGGGTGCGGCTCATCCAGCGCTCGACCCGCAGCTTCACGGTCACCGAGCTGGGCCAGGCATATTATGCCCGCTGCCGCGCCGTGCTGGTCGAGGCCGAGGCGGCCCAGGCCGTAATTGAATCCACTCATCAGGCTCCTTGCGGCCTGGTGCGGCTCTCCTGTCCGCTCGACCTGCAGCATGCCCATGTCGGCAGCATGCTGGTGGCGTTCGCCCTGCAGTATCCCAGCGTCAGCGTGCAACTGATCGGGGTGAACCGGGCGGTCGACGTGGTGGCCGAGGGGTTGGACATGGCGATAAGGGTGCGGCCGCTGCCGCTGGAAGACAGCGATCTGGCCATGCGGGTGCTGGGCCATGCGAACCAGTACCTGGTCGCCAGCCCAATCCTGCTCGAGCGGCATGGGGTGCCACGGGCCCCCGCCGATCTGCTGTCCTGGCCCAGCCTGGGGCACGGGCCCAGTATAGAGGGTCATCACTGGACGCTGCAGGGGCCGGAAGGGGCACAGGTGAAGCAGCATCACAGCCCCCGTTTTGTGGCGACCGACATGCAGACCCTGCGCCAGGGGGCGATCGACGGCGTGGGAGTGGTGCAGTTGCCCGCCATGATGGTGCGGGAGCCCCTGGCGGACGGCCGGCTCATCCGGCTGCTGCCGGACTGGGCCCCTCGCCGGGAAGTCATCCACGCCGTCTTCCCCTCGCGCCGGGGACTGCTGCCCTCAGTTCGCGCCCTGATCGACCATCTGGTTGACTGCTTCAGGCCGCTGGAGGAAGAGTAA
- the mnmH gene encoding tRNA 2-selenouridine(34) synthase MnmH: MSELPLATDLAGIFLQDVPLIDLRAPIEFKEGAFPTAVSLPLMTDEERAKVGTCFKQQGQAAAIALGHKLVGGAVRAERLEGWLAQLRQQPDALLYCFRGGLRSQTVQQWLHEAGVTRPRVAGGYKELRRFLIDTQDRAATECHWTVLTGMTGSGKTHMLGQVAQAVDLEGHAHHRGSSFGQLPGGQPSNINFENNIAIELLKRRHRGEHAFVVEDESRLIGRCALPHSLYEAMCQAPLVVVDVPQEERAEQIRVDYVQDLWQRYQEMYGADEGWPLFAGYLTDALARLKKRLGDRDHRELDQLMQAALCEQAGSGHTELHLAWIRLLLTRYYDPMYLYQLNNKRERIRFRGDKQACLAFFAEQQAAEANQETPAC; the protein is encoded by the coding sequence ATGAGTGAACTGCCACTCGCCACGGACCTGGCCGGGATCTTCTTGCAGGATGTGCCGCTCATCGACCTGCGCGCCCCCATCGAATTCAAGGAGGGCGCCTTCCCCACTGCCGTCAGCCTGCCGCTGATGACGGACGAGGAGCGCGCCAAGGTGGGCACCTGTTTCAAGCAGCAGGGCCAGGCCGCCGCCATCGCGCTCGGCCACAAGCTGGTGGGCGGCGCGGTGCGCGCCGAGCGCCTCGAGGGCTGGCTGGCCCAGTTGCGCCAGCAGCCCGATGCCCTGCTCTACTGTTTCCGTGGCGGCCTGCGCTCGCAGACGGTGCAGCAGTGGCTGCACGAGGCCGGCGTCACCCGTCCGCGGGTGGCCGGGGGCTACAAGGAGCTGCGCCGCTTCTTGATCGACACCCAGGACAGGGCCGCGACCGAGTGCCACTGGACCGTGCTGACCGGTATGACCGGCTCCGGCAAGACCCATATGCTGGGCCAGGTTGCCCAGGCGGTGGATCTGGAGGGGCACGCCCATCACAGGGGCTCCTCCTTCGGCCAGCTGCCGGGCGGCCAGCCCAGCAACATCAACTTCGAGAACAATATCGCCATCGAGCTGCTCAAGCGCCGTCACCGGGGCGAGCACGCCTTCGTGGTGGAGGACGAGAGCCGTCTCATCGGCCGCTGCGCCCTGCCCCATAGCCTCTATGAGGCCATGTGCCAGGCACCGCTGGTGGTGGTGGATGTGCCGCAAGAGGAGCGGGCCGAGCAGATCCGGGTCGATTACGTACAGGATCTCTGGCAACGCTACCAGGAGATGTATGGCGCCGATGAGGGCTGGCCGCTGTTTGCCGGCTACCTGACCGATGCCCTGGCGCGCCTCAAGAAGCGGCTCGGGGACAGGGATCATCGCGAACTGGATCAGCTGATGCAAGCGGCCCTCTGCGAGCAGGCCGGCAGCGGTCACACCGAGCTGCACCTAGCCTGGATCCGCCTGTTGCTGACCCGCTACTACGATCCCATGTATCTCTATCAGCTCAACAACAAACGGGAGCGGATCCGCTTTCGGGGCGACAAGCAGGCCTGCCTCGCCTTCTTCGCCGAGCAGCAGGCCGCAGAGGCCAATCAGGAGACCCCAGCATGTTGA
- a CDS encoding CBS domain-containing protein, producing the protein MESLKAKDYMQTRPITFGADMMVQTAVAKFLNSHQLGGPVVDAKGHLIGWVSEQDCIAVMLKEAYHCEQVAQVKDVMRKEVLAVGPDTSILELAEMMMGQKPKIYPVVEEGRLLGVISRHNVMQAIHAQLGTCFVHQARG; encoded by the coding sequence ATGGAATCACTCAAGGCGAAGGATTATATGCAGACCAGGCCCATCACGTTCGGCGCGGACATGATGGTGCAGACGGCGGTCGCCAAGTTTCTCAACAGCCACCAGCTCGGCGGCCCTGTGGTGGATGCCAAGGGCCATCTGATCGGCTGGGTGTCAGAGCAGGACTGCATCGCCGTCATGTTGAAAGAGGCCTATCACTGCGAGCAGGTGGCCCAGGTCAAGGATGTGATGCGCAAGGAGGTGCTGGCGGTCGGACCCGACACCAGCATCCTGGAGCTGGCGGAGATGATGATGGGCCAGAAACCCAAGATCTATCCGGTGGTGGAGGAGGGGCGCCTGCTCGGGGTGATCAGCCGCCACAACGTGATGCAGGCAATCCATGCCCAGTTGGGCACCTGCTTCGTGCATCAGGCCAGGGGCTGA
- the rplY gene encoding 50S ribosomal protein L25 has translation MSFVFQAEVRSDLGKGASRRLRHADQVPAIIYGAGKEALSITLDHKKVVLAQEKPEFYESVLTMVINGEEVNVKVKAIQRHPVRYKLVHLDFVRV, from the coding sequence ATGTCTTTCGTATTCCAAGCTGAAGTCCGTTCTGACCTGGGGAAAGGTGCGAGCCGCCGCCTGCGTCACGCTGACCAAGTTCCTGCCATCATCTACGGTGCAGGCAAAGAAGCTCTGTCCATCACCCTGGACCACAAAAAAGTAGTACTGGCCCAAGAAAAGCCGGAATTCTACGAGTCCGTACTGACCATGGTCATCAACGGCGAAGAAGTTAACGTAAAAGTGAAGGCTATCCAGCGTCACCCGGTACGTTACAAGCTGGTTCACCTGGACTTCGTTCGCGTCTAA
- a CDS encoding YjiH family protein, with amino-acid sequence MEPEQVLAAPVKPGVGIKLLLTSVLGIAIFFVPFELAGRSTILVDHLAGFLMAQRPLALGLILLLIAYGAITPLLDGRWRARPIDRLLSLFKLLGLGLAVMYVAGVGPAWLMTQDRLPFLFDKLAMSVGLIVPIGAMALTFLLGFGLLEFIGVLMQPVMRPLWRTPGHSAIDAVASFVGSYSVGLLITNRVFLAGKYTVREAVIIATGFSTVSAAFMIIVAKTLNLMEHWNFYFWSTLVITFVITAILARVPPISGMAHHGETDEPLPAGKSRWQAALDSGLTQANQADPVLRQLKDNLKDGLYMAAAVVPTILSVGLLGLLLAQHTPLFDLLGWLLWPLTWLLDLGEPLVTARALAAGLAEMFLPAILLKDADLLVRYVAAVVSVSSVLFFSASIPCVLATKIPVSVGQLVMIWLLRTLLGIILAALCGRLAMALGWLS; translated from the coding sequence ATGGAACCTGAACAGGTACTCGCCGCTCCCGTCAAACCGGGGGTAGGCATCAAGCTGCTGCTGACCAGTGTGTTGGGCATCGCCATCTTTTTCGTGCCCTTTGAGCTGGCGGGACGCAGCACCATACTGGTGGATCACCTGGCCGGATTCCTGATGGCGCAGCGTCCGCTGGCCCTGGGGCTGATCCTGCTGCTGATCGCCTATGGCGCCATCACCCCCCTGCTGGATGGCCGCTGGCGGGCCCGCCCCATCGACCGGCTGTTGAGCCTGTTCAAGCTGCTCGGGCTGGGGCTGGCCGTTATGTATGTGGCCGGCGTGGGGCCGGCCTGGCTGATGACCCAGGATCGGCTGCCCTTCCTGTTCGACAAGCTGGCCATGTCGGTGGGCCTCATCGTCCCCATCGGCGCCATGGCCCTCACCTTCCTGCTCGGCTTCGGCCTGCTCGAGTTTATCGGGGTGCTGATGCAACCCGTGATGCGGCCACTCTGGCGTACCCCAGGCCACTCCGCCATCGATGCGGTCGCCTCCTTCGTCGGCAGCTATTCGGTCGGCCTGCTCATCACCAACCGGGTCTTCCTGGCGGGCAAGTACACGGTGCGGGAGGCGGTCATCATCGCGACCGGCTTCTCCACGGTGTCGGCCGCCTTCATGATCATCGTGGCCAAGACCCTCAACCTGATGGAGCACTGGAACTTCTACTTCTGGTCCACTCTGGTGATCACCTTCGTCATCACCGCCATCCTGGCGCGGGTGCCCCCCATCTCCGGCATGGCGCACCACGGCGAGACCGATGAGCCCCTGCCCGCCGGCAAGAGCCGCTGGCAAGCCGCGCTGGATTCGGGGCTGACCCAGGCCAACCAGGCGGATCCCGTGCTGCGCCAGCTCAAGGACAACCTCAAGGATGGGCTCTACATGGCGGCCGCCGTGGTGCCCACCATCCTGTCGGTCGGCCTGCTCGGGCTGTTGCTGGCGCAACACACGCCGCTGTTCGATCTGCTTGGCTGGTTGCTGTGGCCCCTGACCTGGCTGCTGGATCTGGGCGAGCCGCTGGTCACGGCCAGGGCGCTCGCGGCGGGGCTGGCGGAGATGTTCCTGCCCGCCATCCTGCTCAAGGACGCCGATCTGCTGGTGCGCTATGTCGCGGCCGTGGTGTCGGTGAGCTCGGTGCTGTTCTTCTCCGCCTCCATCCCCTGCGTCCTGGCCACCAAGATCCCGGTGAGCGTGGGCCAGCTGGTGATGATCTGGCTGCTGCGCACCCTGCTCGGCATCATACTGGCCGCGCTCTGTGGCCGGCTGGCAATGGCGCTGGGCTGGCTGAGCTAG
- a CDS encoding helix-turn-helix transcriptional regulator, which produces MKALEKERISPYISQLYECGINDSDIKLVVDQFRSDLSGSSSLFLLRDDDKSDGIKLFSSGLSEAQQQFYVQHHRQDVWFNHYLDKGCQGIVSANAISNSAGLLASFGAQFAAGGVCRVKGRGLSSLCSYRGAAQDDFSAQDLTSLTEIYSGLAAWSQHYWNLLALETQNYQLQQLVKNHNKPSAIIDDKGHIHYSNVAFNRISDENVELRAINGIFSLQNKEQQRQLKEILNGFAYLLPGASAYMSIPRQANLRPLLIQCTLMSGLSRFERYVEVVLRDPEHSFNPDIEALASLYPLTIGEKELLVLMSKGYSSNDIAELRGVKVETVRSTLKGVFKKTDCHSQNELLLLLQSIS; this is translated from the coding sequence GTGAAGGCATTAGAAAAAGAAAGGATATCGCCGTATATCAGCCAGTTATACGAGTGCGGTATTAATGACTCTGACATTAAGTTGGTGGTGGACCAATTTCGCTCCGACCTGTCCGGCAGCTCGTCCCTGTTCTTATTGCGGGATGATGACAAGAGCGACGGTATCAAGCTCTTCTCCAGCGGCCTGAGCGAGGCACAGCAGCAGTTCTATGTGCAGCACCATCGCCAGGATGTGTGGTTCAACCATTACCTGGACAAGGGCTGCCAGGGCATCGTGAGCGCCAACGCCATCTCCAACTCCGCCGGCCTGCTGGCCAGTTTTGGCGCCCAGTTCGCGGCGGGCGGCGTCTGCCGGGTGAAGGGACGCGGTCTCAGCAGCCTGTGCAGTTATCGCGGCGCCGCCCAGGATGACTTCAGTGCCCAGGATCTCACTTCCCTGACCGAAATTTATTCCGGCCTGGCTGCCTGGAGTCAGCATTATTGGAACCTGCTGGCCCTGGAAACTCAGAACTATCAGCTACAACAGTTGGTGAAAAACCATAATAAGCCCAGTGCCATCATCGATGACAAAGGCCATATTCATTATTCCAATGTGGCGTTTAACCGGATCTCCGATGAAAATGTGGAGTTGCGGGCGATAAATGGTATTTTCTCGCTGCAAAATAAGGAGCAGCAACGCCAGCTCAAGGAGATATTGAATGGCTTTGCCTATCTGCTACCGGGGGCGAGCGCTTATATGTCCATTCCCCGTCAGGCCAATTTAAGGCCGCTGCTGATCCAGTGCACCCTGATGAGTGGGCTCAGCCGCTTCGAGCGTTATGTCGAGGTGGTGCTGCGCGATCCCGAGCACTCCTTCAACCCGGATATCGAGGCGCTGGCCAGCCTCTATCCCCTCACCATAGGCGAGAAGGAGCTGCTGGTGCTGATGAGCAAGGGCTACAGCAGCAACGACATCGCCGAGCTGCGGGGAGTCAAGGTCGAGACCGTCCGCTCCACCCTGAAGGGGGTGTTCAAGAAGACCGACTGCCACAGCCAGAACGAGCTTCTGCTGCTGCTGCAATCCATCTCCTGA
- a CDS encoding pirin family protein — protein MKKVIGIYSAPRQHWVGDGFPVRSLFSYHSHGKALSPFLLLDRAGPAEFEPGDHARGVGQHPHRGFETVTIVYEGEVAHRDSTGQGGVIGPGDVQWMSAAAGIMHEEFHSEAFTRAGGTLDMVQLWVNLPARDKMSAPGYQAIRSDSIPEVALPDGAGSVRLIAGDYAGRQGPARTFSPMNVWDLRLKGGASLLLPAVDGWNTAIVVLKGSVRINGQEEAGEAQLVLLDPRGSDVQFETREGAVLLLISGEPIDEPIVGYGPFVMNSQEEITQAIDDFNSGRFANIAH, from the coding sequence ATGAAAAAAGTTATCGGTATCTACAGTGCACCTCGCCAACACTGGGTTGGCGACGGTTTCCCGGTGCGTTCGTTGTTCTCGTACCACAGCCACGGCAAGGCGCTCAGCCCCTTCCTGTTGCTGGACAGGGCCGGGCCGGCGGAATTCGAGCCCGGCGACCATGCCCGTGGCGTGGGTCAGCATCCGCACCGCGGCTTCGAGACGGTCACCATCGTCTATGAGGGGGAGGTCGCCCACCGCGATTCGACCGGCCAGGGCGGCGTGATCGGCCCAGGCGACGTGCAGTGGATGAGCGCCGCCGCCGGCATCATGCACGAGGAATTCCACTCGGAGGCCTTCACCCGTGCGGGCGGTACCCTTGACATGGTGCAGCTCTGGGTCAACTTGCCCGCCAGGGACAAGATGTCGGCGCCGGGCTATCAGGCCATCCGCAGCGACAGCATCCCCGAGGTCGCCTTGCCCGACGGGGCGGGTAGCGTGCGCCTCATCGCGGGCGACTACGCCGGTCGGCAGGGGCCCGCCCGCACCTTCTCGCCCATGAACGTCTGGGATCTGCGGCTCAAGGGCGGGGCCAGCCTGCTGCTCCCCGCGGTCGATGGCTGGAACACGGCCATAGTGGTGCTCAAGGGATCGGTGCGCATCAATGGTCAGGAGGAGGCGGGCGAGGCACAGCTGGTGCTGCTGGATCCCCGCGGCAGTGACGTCCAGTTTGAGACCCGCGAGGGGGCCGTGCTGTTGCTGATCAGCGGTGAACCCATCGATGAGCCGATCGTGGGCTATGGCCCCTTCGTCATGAACTCGCAGGAGGAGATCACTCAGGCGATCGATGACTTCAACAGCGGACGCTTCGCCAATATCGCCCATTGA